A part of Melittangium boletus DSM 14713 genomic DNA contains:
- the secA gene encoding preprotein translocase subunit SecA: protein MIEWTLKKIIGTKNERELKKAIPKVGRINELESKMRELKDEDFPAATARMKQEVQNGRPLDELLFESFALVREAARRVIGQRHYDVQMIGGMFLHQGCIAEMRTGEGKTLTATLPSYLNALSGRGVHVVTVNDYLARRDAEHMGRVHHFLGMTTGCILHELNDRQRQESYRADITYGQNNEFGFDYLRDNMKFRLQDYVQRELNFAIVDEVDSILIDEARTPLIISGPTDDTTDKYYNVDKVIPGLVPDQDYILDEKHKSVSLTDAGIEKVQKRLSIGNLYDPAEIETLHHVDQALRAHTLYRRDRDYVVRDGEVMIVDEFTGRLMPGRRWSDGLHQAVEAKEGVNIENENQTLATISFQNYFRMYSKLSGMTGTADTEAEEFAKIYNLEVRVVPTNRPMIREDLEDVVYKTEREKFEAVCKDLEDFHKKGQPVLVGTVSIAKSEVVASFLKKRGIPHNVLNAKQHEREADIIAQAGRKGAITISTNMAGRGTDILLGGNPEVMAKNEVGPEPQPPPPPEDGQPLDLTAFQAELAAHKERYTEVLAKYKAQTAKEREEVVAAGGLCIVGTERHESRRIDNQLRGRAGRQGDPGTSRFYLSLEDDLMRIFGSERISGLMERLGMEEGEVIEHAWLSRAIEGAQRRVEGHNFDIRKNLLEYDDVMNQQRRTIYKLRRKVLAAGAGIPLVEYDEDKKTRVKLRTEQTVSWADYKEMILDAVEDVIVSLTDTYCATNNPNTWDLEALARGVKETLNLELTFAPTGSREDLQNDIYKAAEKVIQAREEEFGDDFLRFLQVRYLVSIDTLWKDHLLAMDHLRQGIGLRGYGQKDPKQEYKKEGYAGFMQMLGAISSQFVSQMMRVQARAASAAAEETARLARQMAQRQRQMQEGRADAEGKLAEPAEPRAATPSATRQDAGGPRVGRNDPCPCGSGKKYKKCHGAAEASV from the coding sequence ATGATCGAATGGACGCTGAAGAAGATCATCGGGACGAAGAATGAGCGCGAGCTCAAGAAGGCGATCCCGAAGGTAGGTCGCATCAACGAGCTGGAAAGCAAGATGCGGGAGCTCAAGGACGAGGACTTCCCCGCCGCGACCGCCCGCATGAAGCAGGAGGTGCAGAACGGCCGTCCGCTGGACGAGCTGCTGTTCGAGTCGTTCGCGCTCGTCCGAGAGGCCGCCCGCCGCGTCATCGGCCAGCGGCACTACGACGTGCAGATGATCGGCGGCATGTTCCTGCACCAGGGCTGCATCGCGGAAATGCGCACCGGCGAGGGCAAGACGCTCACCGCCACGCTGCCCAGCTACCTCAACGCCCTGTCTGGCCGCGGCGTGCACGTGGTGACGGTGAACGACTACCTGGCCCGGCGTGACGCCGAGCACATGGGCCGCGTGCACCACTTCCTGGGCATGACGACGGGCTGCATCCTGCACGAGCTCAACGACCGTCAGCGCCAGGAGTCCTACCGGGCGGACATCACCTACGGCCAGAACAACGAGTTCGGCTTCGACTACCTGCGCGACAACATGAAGTTCCGCCTGCAGGACTACGTCCAGCGCGAGCTGAACTTCGCCATCGTGGACGAGGTGGACTCCATCCTCATCGACGAGGCGCGCACCCCGCTCATCATCTCCGGTCCCACGGACGACACCACCGACAAGTACTACAACGTCGACAAGGTCATCCCCGGGCTCGTGCCGGACCAGGACTACATCCTGGATGAGAAGCACAAGTCGGTGTCGCTCACGGACGCGGGCATCGAGAAGGTCCAGAAGCGGCTGAGCATCGGCAACCTCTACGATCCCGCGGAGATCGAGACGCTGCACCACGTGGACCAGGCGCTGCGCGCCCACACCCTCTACCGCCGCGACCGCGACTACGTGGTGCGCGACGGCGAGGTGATGATCGTCGACGAGTTCACCGGCCGCCTCATGCCCGGCCGCCGCTGGTCGGATGGCCTCCACCAGGCCGTCGAGGCCAAGGAGGGCGTGAACATCGAGAACGAGAACCAGACGCTGGCGACCATCTCGTTCCAGAACTACTTCCGCATGTACTCCAAGCTCTCGGGCATGACCGGCACCGCCGACACCGAGGCCGAGGAGTTCGCGAAGATCTACAACCTCGAGGTCCGCGTGGTGCCGACCAACCGGCCCATGATCCGCGAGGACCTGGAGGACGTGGTCTACAAGACCGAGCGCGAGAAGTTCGAGGCGGTGTGCAAGGACCTCGAGGATTTCCACAAGAAGGGCCAGCCGGTGCTCGTGGGCACGGTGTCCATCGCCAAGAGCGAGGTGGTGGCCAGCTTCCTCAAGAAGCGGGGCATCCCCCACAACGTGCTCAACGCCAAGCAGCACGAGCGCGAGGCGGACATCATCGCGCAGGCGGGGCGCAAGGGCGCCATCACCATCTCCACCAACATGGCGGGCCGCGGCACGGACATCCTCCTGGGTGGCAACCCCGAGGTGATGGCCAAGAACGAGGTGGGCCCCGAGCCCCAGCCGCCTCCGCCCCCCGAGGACGGTCAGCCGTTGGATCTGACGGCCTTCCAGGCGGAGCTGGCCGCGCACAAGGAGCGCTACACGGAGGTGCTCGCCAAGTACAAGGCGCAGACGGCCAAGGAGCGCGAGGAAGTGGTGGCCGCCGGCGGTCTGTGCATCGTTGGCACCGAGCGTCACGAGTCGCGCCGCATCGACAACCAGCTGCGTGGCCGCGCGGGCCGCCAGGGTGATCCGGGCACGAGCCGCTTCTACCTGTCGCTCGAGGACGACCTGATGCGCATCTTCGGCTCCGAGCGCATCTCGGGGTTGATGGAGCGCCTGGGCATGGAGGAGGGCGAGGTCATCGAGCACGCGTGGCTCAGCCGCGCCATCGAGGGCGCCCAGCGGCGCGTCGAGGGACACAACTTCGACATCCGCAAGAACCTGCTCGAGTACGACGACGTGATGAACCAGCAGCGGCGCACCATCTACAAGCTGCGCCGCAAGGTGCTGGCCGCCGGTGCCGGCATCCCGCTCGTGGAGTACGACGAGGACAAGAAGACGCGCGTCAAGCTGCGCACCGAGCAGACCGTGTCGTGGGCGGACTACAAGGAGATGATCCTCGACGCCGTCGAGGACGTCATCGTGTCGCTCACGGACACCTACTGCGCCACCAACAACCCCAACACCTGGGACCTGGAGGCGCTCGCGCGCGGCGTGAAGGAGACGCTCAACCTGGAGCTGACGTTCGCTCCCACGGGCAGCCGCGAGGATCTCCAGAACGACATCTACAAGGCGGCGGAGAAGGTCATCCAGGCGCGCGAGGAGGAGTTCGGCGACGACTTCCTGCGCTTCCTCCAGGTGCGCTACCTGGTCTCCATCGACACCCTGTGGAAGGATCACCTCCTGGCCATGGATCACCTGCGTCAGGGCATCGGCCTGCGCGGCTACGGTCAGAAGGATCCCAAGCAGGAGTACAAGAAGGAGGGCTACGCGGGCTTCATGCAGATGCTCGGCGCCATCAGCTCGCAGTTCGTCAGCCAGATGATGCGGGTGCAGGCGCGCGCGGCTTCCGCCGCCGCCGAGGAGACGGCCCGGCTCGCCCGGCAGATGGCGCAGCGCCAGCGCCAGATGCAGGAAGGCCGCGCCGACGCCGAGGGCAAGCTGGCCGAGCCGGCCGAGCCCCGGGCGGCCACCCCCTCGGCCACCCGCCAGGATGCCGGGGGTCCCCGGGTCGGCCGCAATGATCCGTGCCCCTGCGGCAGCGGCAAGAAGTACAAGAAGTGCCACGGCGCGGCCGAAGCCAGCGTCTAG